In a single window of the Hoyosella subflava DQS3-9A1 genome:
- a CDS encoding error-prone DNA polymerase, producing the protein MSWFNGPPTWSELERILSGRPGQQFPGDGNDSPAWSRKRSAYEPPELARTVSRVPYAELHAHTAFSFLDGASMPEEMVEQAARLGLKAIAVTDHDGLYGVVRFAEAALELDIGTVFGAELGLEAVNPRTGEPDPDGTHLLVLAKGQEGYRRLSRQIAEAHLAGGEKGKLRYDIDALANAAGEHWQVLTGCRKGSVRKALAQGGSEAAEQALIGLIERFGNVAVELTKTGLPDDDERNDLLYELAHKYRLPAVATTGAHFARPDRARLAAAMSAVRARRSLDDTAGWLPPAAHGFLRSGEEMAHLFSRYPGVVHTAADIGERCSFDLRLIAPKLPPFDVPEGHTEDTWLREITMRGAYDRYGPHHPKAYAQIEHELRIIKQLGFPGYFLVVHDIVSFCKRNDILCQGRGSAANSAVCYAIGITNVDAVANGLLFERFLAPERDGPPDIDLDIESDRREEAIQYVYQRYGRTHAAQVANVITYRGRSAVRDMARALGFSQGQQDAWSKRIDRWSGVRNGDDDWGIPKPVLDLAAQIEGFPRHLGIHSGGMVICDRPVADVCPVEWARMANRSVLQWDKDDCAAVGLVKFDLLGLGMLSALHYAIDLVAEHKGVEVDLAKIDLTEQAVYEMLQRADSVGVFQVESRAQMATLPRLKPRNFFDLVVEVALIRPGPIQGGSVHPYIRRRNGLEPVIYDHPSLEKALKKTLGVPLFQEQLMQIAVDVAGFSASEADQLRRAMGSKRSPEKMERLKVRFYEGMRQKHGITGAVADRIYEKLYAFANFGFPESHSQSFAALVFYSSWFKLHYPAAFCAALLRAQPMGFYSPQSLVADARRHDVTVHGPDVNASLAHATLENDGTEVRLGLASVRGIGQAKAEEIVAERESGGSYTVLLDLAGRVELTTSQIEALATGGALGCFGISRREGLWAAGAAAEERPDRLPGMGPSLDAPTLPGMSDAELAAADAWATGITPDNYPTEFARPELKKLGVIPADQLLQAPDGSRVLVGGAVTHRQRPATAAGVTFINLEDETGMVNVVCSVGLWRRYRVLAHTAPALLIRGKVQNAEGVVTVVADRLERLDLRVAAKSRDFH; encoded by the coding sequence TTGAGCTGGTTCAACGGACCGCCGACGTGGTCGGAGCTGGAACGTATTCTGTCCGGTCGCCCTGGTCAGCAGTTTCCTGGAGACGGAAATGACAGTCCCGCCTGGTCACGGAAACGATCCGCATATGAGCCACCGGAACTGGCGAGAACCGTATCTCGCGTTCCGTACGCGGAACTGCACGCCCACACGGCGTTCAGCTTTCTCGATGGTGCGTCCATGCCCGAGGAAATGGTCGAACAAGCAGCGCGTCTAGGGCTGAAAGCGATCGCCGTCACCGATCATGACGGACTGTACGGGGTGGTGCGCTTCGCGGAAGCCGCTCTGGAACTTGATATTGGCACAGTGTTCGGCGCGGAATTGGGGCTTGAGGCGGTAAACCCTCGTACCGGAGAACCAGACCCGGATGGCACACACCTGCTCGTGCTCGCGAAAGGGCAAGAAGGCTACCGTCGGCTTTCCCGGCAGATCGCCGAAGCTCACCTGGCAGGCGGTGAGAAAGGGAAGCTGCGCTACGACATCGATGCCCTCGCTAATGCAGCGGGAGAGCACTGGCAGGTGCTGACCGGATGCCGCAAAGGCTCTGTCCGCAAAGCACTTGCGCAAGGTGGTTCAGAGGCAGCGGAGCAAGCTCTTATCGGTCTCATCGAACGTTTTGGCAACGTCGCGGTAGAACTCACCAAAACTGGGCTGCCGGATGACGATGAACGCAACGACCTGCTCTACGAGCTTGCCCACAAGTATCGATTGCCAGCCGTGGCAACGACGGGAGCGCACTTCGCACGGCCTGACCGGGCTCGGCTCGCTGCCGCGATGTCTGCCGTGCGGGCGAGGCGCAGCCTTGACGACACAGCTGGCTGGCTCCCACCTGCCGCGCATGGTTTTCTCCGGTCCGGTGAGGAGATGGCACACCTCTTCAGTCGTTACCCGGGCGTGGTGCATACAGCAGCTGACATAGGTGAACGGTGCAGTTTCGACCTGCGACTCATAGCGCCGAAACTTCCGCCATTTGACGTTCCAGAAGGTCACACGGAGGACACCTGGCTGCGTGAGATCACCATGCGTGGCGCCTATGACAGGTATGGGCCACACCACCCGAAGGCGTATGCGCAGATCGAACACGAACTCCGCATCATTAAACAGCTGGGTTTCCCCGGTTACTTTCTCGTGGTTCATGACATTGTGTCGTTCTGCAAGCGCAACGACATCCTCTGCCAGGGCCGAGGGTCAGCGGCGAACTCAGCGGTCTGTTACGCCATAGGAATCACCAACGTCGACGCCGTGGCGAACGGCCTGCTTTTCGAACGCTTCCTCGCGCCGGAACGTGACGGTCCGCCGGATATCGATCTCGATATCGAATCGGATCGCCGGGAAGAGGCCATTCAGTACGTCTACCAGCGCTATGGCCGCACCCACGCCGCGCAAGTCGCCAACGTCATCACCTATCGTGGCCGCTCCGCGGTGCGCGACATGGCACGTGCGCTCGGTTTCTCGCAAGGACAGCAGGATGCGTGGAGCAAACGCATCGACCGGTGGAGCGGCGTGCGAAATGGTGATGACGATTGGGGCATACCTAAGCCGGTACTCGATCTGGCTGCCCAGATAGAGGGCTTCCCACGGCATCTCGGCATCCACTCGGGCGGCATGGTGATCTGCGACCGACCAGTCGCGGACGTCTGCCCAGTCGAATGGGCACGCATGGCAAACCGGAGCGTCCTGCAGTGGGATAAAGATGACTGTGCCGCAGTCGGACTCGTCAAGTTCGACCTGCTAGGTCTGGGCATGCTGTCAGCCCTGCACTACGCCATCGACCTCGTCGCTGAACACAAAGGTGTTGAGGTGGATCTCGCGAAAATCGATCTCACTGAACAAGCCGTTTACGAGATGCTGCAGCGCGCTGACTCTGTGGGAGTTTTTCAGGTCGAGTCGCGTGCACAGATGGCGACACTGCCAAGACTCAAGCCCCGCAACTTCTTTGATCTTGTCGTCGAGGTTGCGCTGATTCGTCCTGGACCGATCCAGGGCGGCTCGGTCCACCCCTACATCCGTCGCCGCAATGGCCTCGAACCCGTTATCTACGACCACCCCTCTTTGGAGAAAGCATTGAAGAAGACACTCGGAGTGCCACTGTTCCAGGAACAACTCATGCAGATCGCCGTCGACGTCGCAGGCTTCTCGGCGTCAGAGGCGGATCAATTGCGACGGGCGATGGGATCGAAACGTTCGCCAGAGAAGATGGAACGCCTCAAGGTGCGCTTCTACGAGGGTATGCGGCAGAAACACGGCATCACCGGCGCCGTCGCTGACCGTATCTACGAAAAACTCTACGCGTTCGCGAACTTTGGTTTCCCCGAAAGTCATTCGCAGAGCTTTGCGGCGCTGGTGTTCTACTCATCGTGGTTCAAACTGCACTATCCAGCAGCTTTCTGTGCCGCGCTGCTACGTGCCCAGCCGATGGGTTTCTACTCACCGCAATCACTCGTCGCGGATGCACGCCGACACGACGTCACCGTGCACGGACCGGATGTGAACGCGAGCCTTGCCCACGCCACTCTCGAAAATGACGGCACTGAAGTGCGTCTTGGCCTGGCATCTGTCCGCGGGATTGGACAGGCAAAAGCGGAAGAGATTGTGGCGGAACGAGAGAGCGGTGGTTCGTACACGGTGCTGCTCGATCTGGCCGGCCGGGTTGAACTCACAACCTCCCAGATTGAAGCCCTGGCTACTGGTGGCGCGCTGGGCTGTTTCGGAATCAGCAGACGGGAAGGTTTGTGGGCGGCGGGGGCGGCAGCGGAGGAACGGCCAGACCGCCTGCCGGGTATGGGACCCTCACTGGACGCGCCGACACTTCCGGGGATGAGTGATGCGGAACTCGCGGCCGCTGATGCGTGGGCAACTGGCATCACACCCGACAACTACCCCACAGAATTCGCGCGTCCGGAGTTGAAGAAACTGGGGGTGATTCCAGCCGACCAGCTGCTTCAAGCGCCAGATGGTTCTCGCGTGCTGGTAGGCGGGGCGGTGACGCACCGGCAGCGGCCCGCCACAGCGGCGGGGGTCACGTTCATCAACCTCGAGGACGAAACTGGCATGGTCAATGTGGTGTGCTCAGTGGGCCTGTGGCGAAGGTACCGGGTGCTTGCCCACACGGCGCCAGCATTGCTCATCAGAGGGAAGGTGCAGAACGCGGAAGGGGTCGTCACTGTCGTCGCAGACCGTCTGGAACGCCTGGATCTTCGAGTTGCAGCGAAGTCGCGGGACTTCCATTGA
- a CDS encoding MerR family transcriptional regulator, which produces MADGRLSGPLDPGRGVYAISVAAELSGVGVQMLRHYERLGLLAPERTAGGTRRYSEADLALLARIGELVGDGVNLAGVAQILALEERNRELEAMIARLRSRKGM; this is translated from the coding sequence ATGGCTGACGGTCGCCTCTCTGGCCCCTTGGATCCGGGGCGTGGTGTGTACGCAATCTCGGTCGCGGCAGAGCTGTCTGGAGTGGGTGTGCAAATGCTCAGGCACTACGAGCGGCTTGGGCTGCTCGCGCCTGAGCGTACGGCTGGTGGAACGCGGCGCTATAGCGAAGCGGACCTTGCTTTGCTCGCGCGCATCGGAGAACTGGTTGGCGATGGCGTCAACCTCGCCGGGGTTGCTCAGATCCTGGCACTCGAGGAGCGCAATCGGGAGCTCGAGGCGATGATCGCCCGGTTGCGCTCGCGGAAGGGCATGTAG
- a CDS encoding Hsp20/alpha crystallin family protein has product MLMRTDPFRELDRLTQQVLGTSARPAVMPMDAWREGDKFIVEFDLPGVTADSLNLDVERNVLTVHAERQERGEGQEMIVSERPRGVFSRQLFLGENLATDSIEANYENGVLRVTIPVAEKAKPRKIEISSQPSKQAINA; this is encoded by the coding sequence ATGCTCATGCGTACCGATCCGTTCCGTGAACTTGACCGCCTGACGCAGCAGGTCCTCGGAACCAGCGCACGCCCCGCCGTCATGCCGATGGACGCGTGGCGCGAGGGTGACAAATTCATCGTCGAATTCGATCTGCCCGGGGTGACAGCAGATTCACTCAATCTCGACGTCGAACGGAACGTCCTCACCGTTCACGCCGAGCGCCAAGAACGTGGCGAGGGCCAGGAAATGATCGTGTCTGAGCGACCGCGGGGAGTGTTCAGCCGTCAGCTGTTCCTTGGCGAGAACCTCGCCACCGACAGCATCGAAGCGAACTACGAGAACGGAGTGCTGCGCGTAACCATTCCGGTGGCCGAGAAGGCCAAGCCCCGAAAGATCGAAATCAGCAGCCAGCCCTCCAAGCAAGCAATCAACGCCTGA
- a CDS encoding alpha/beta fold hydrolase, whose product MTERMRQFSHAGFTFDVLDSGPLGGEPVILLHGFPQRASCWVAVMDHLNQHGYRTYALDQRGYSPGARPKGRMAYRMSELVGDARALIDATGAENVHVAGHDWGAIVAWTLASRHPERVRTLTTVSVPHPGAFAASMLRSDQLARSYHMLLFQAPWLPELTVNQFPTAIESALKKSGMTPTQIEAFRSEIVEDGALTGGLNWYRAMVFAGQGGSAKRVHVPTTHVWSDRDPAIGRKSAELTAEYVAAPFKLEVIEGVSHWVPEEAPDVLARIIIERATGGAT is encoded by the coding sequence ATGACCGAGCGGATGCGCCAGTTCTCACACGCGGGGTTCACATTTGATGTCCTCGACAGTGGCCCGCTCGGCGGTGAGCCGGTCATCTTGCTCCACGGCTTTCCGCAGCGCGCCTCTTGCTGGGTAGCAGTGATGGATCACCTCAACCAGCACGGGTACCGCACCTATGCGCTGGATCAGCGCGGTTACTCACCTGGCGCCCGCCCCAAAGGCCGCATGGCATACCGGATGAGCGAGTTGGTGGGCGACGCTCGCGCACTGATTGACGCCACCGGAGCGGAGAACGTCCACGTTGCAGGCCATGACTGGGGCGCTATCGTCGCATGGACCCTGGCGTCCCGCCATCCCGAGCGCGTCCGCACACTGACGACCGTCTCGGTCCCCCATCCCGGCGCTTTCGCCGCCTCCATGCTGCGCAGCGACCAACTGGCGCGCTCCTACCACATGCTGCTTTTTCAGGCGCCCTGGCTGCCCGAACTGACCGTCAACCAGTTTCCGACAGCTATCGAGTCAGCGCTGAAGAAGTCCGGCATGACGCCCACTCAAATCGAAGCTTTCCGGAGTGAAATCGTCGAGGACGGGGCACTCACGGGTGGCCTCAACTGGTATCGGGCGATGGTTTTCGCTGGCCAAGGCGGCTCCGCCAAACGTGTTCACGTTCCCACCACGCACGTGTGGTCCGACCGGGATCCCGCAATTGGACGGAAGAGCGCTGAACTTACGGCTGAGTACGTCGCCGCGCCTTTCAAACTCGAAGTCATCGAAGGAGTGAGCCATTGGGTCCCCGAGGAAGCTCCGGATGTGCTCGCGCGAATCATCATCGAACGCGCCACCGGCGGCGCAACATAG
- a CDS encoding DNA polymerase Y family protein, with protein MSHESRVLALWCPDWPAVAASAEAGVAAHQPVAVLLSNRVMACSATARMQGVRRGVRRREAQARCPELYVCVADEDRDARRFESVAAAVDAIVPGAEIVRPGLLVLPARGVARYLGGEEAAAERLIDAIAGTGVECQAGIADQIFTAVLAARHGQVVPGGRDAEYLAPFPVSELAVEPGLAAVERAELTGLLTRLGLRTIGDFAAVEARYVASRFGTDAISAHRRARGEPDRPPSGRALPPDLEVAQRCDPPIERVDMAAFAGRALAVQLHEKLAGANVACTRLRVHARTENGEEHARVWRCAEPLTPEGTADRVRWQLDGWLTGHHQSSPTAGITWLRLEPVEVVSSGALQLGLWGGVGEDEERARRALIRVQGLLGGDAVRIGVQSGGRGTAERVTLIPLGDEQVPASDPAAPWPGKLPEPAPSEVYDPAPEVALLDERRREVLVTGRGILTAEPHTLMWDKDECSIEAWAGPWCVDENWWDAGSAQRAARLEILTENRGALLVKCTAGIWNVEGRWG; from the coding sequence ATGAGTCACGAGTCTCGGGTTCTTGCACTGTGGTGCCCCGACTGGCCAGCAGTTGCGGCGTCGGCTGAGGCCGGTGTCGCGGCGCACCAGCCGGTAGCTGTGCTTCTGAGCAACCGGGTCATGGCGTGTTCTGCAACCGCGCGTATGCAAGGAGTGCGGCGGGGGGTGCGGCGGCGGGAAGCGCAGGCTCGATGCCCTGAACTTTACGTGTGCGTTGCTGACGAGGATCGTGATGCGCGACGGTTCGAGTCCGTGGCCGCCGCAGTGGACGCGATAGTGCCAGGCGCGGAAATCGTACGGCCAGGGCTGCTGGTGCTGCCCGCCCGGGGCGTGGCCCGATATCTCGGTGGGGAAGAAGCAGCGGCAGAAAGACTGATCGATGCGATCGCTGGCACCGGAGTCGAATGCCAGGCTGGAATAGCGGACCAGATTTTCACTGCCGTGCTAGCAGCCAGGCATGGCCAGGTTGTTCCGGGTGGGCGGGATGCGGAATACCTTGCACCATTTCCCGTGTCGGAGTTAGCCGTTGAGCCAGGTCTCGCGGCTGTGGAGCGTGCAGAACTCACTGGGCTGCTCACTCGATTGGGATTACGCACCATAGGTGATTTCGCTGCGGTCGAGGCCCGTTATGTGGCCTCGCGCTTCGGTACTGACGCTATCTCGGCTCATCGCCGGGCCCGGGGCGAACCGGACCGTCCGCCCTCTGGCCGCGCGCTGCCACCTGATCTGGAGGTAGCGCAGCGCTGTGATCCGCCAATTGAACGTGTCGACATGGCTGCGTTCGCGGGTCGCGCGCTTGCGGTGCAACTGCACGAGAAACTAGCGGGTGCGAACGTTGCGTGCACTCGGCTGCGGGTTCACGCCCGCACTGAGAATGGTGAGGAACATGCGCGTGTGTGGCGATGCGCCGAGCCATTGACGCCAGAAGGCACAGCGGATCGCGTCCGCTGGCAGTTAGATGGCTGGCTCACCGGGCATCACCAAAGCTCCCCTACTGCCGGGATCACGTGGTTGCGCCTTGAACCTGTGGAAGTCGTGAGTTCCGGTGCGCTGCAGTTGGGGCTGTGGGGAGGGGTGGGTGAAGACGAAGAACGTGCCCGCCGCGCGCTGATCCGTGTGCAGGGACTTCTCGGCGGTGACGCTGTCCGCATCGGGGTGCAAAGCGGCGGAAGAGGCACAGCAGAGCGGGTCACGCTCATTCCGCTGGGTGACGAGCAGGTTCCAGCTTCTGATCCCGCAGCGCCTTGGCCAGGGAAGCTGCCAGAACCTGCGCCATCAGAAGTTTACGATCCAGCGCCAGAAGTGGCACTGCTGGATGAGCGCCGCAGAGAGGTTCTCGTGACGGGCAGGGGGATCCTGACTGCCGAACCGCACACTCTCATGTGGGATAAGGACGAGTGCTCCATCGAAGCATGGGCGGGCCCGTGGTGCGTCGACGAAAACTGGTGGGACGCTGGTTCGGCCCAGCGCGCTGCCCGTCTGGAGATTCTCACAGAAAACCGCGGTGCTCTACTCGTCAAGTGCACCGCAGGGATCTGGAATGTAGAGGGCCGGTGGGGGTGA
- a CDS encoding serine/threonine-protein kinase: MTNLEQARRAAGSGYLVAGRYRLRSRIGSAGSAAPWLAKDQLLDRDVAVKPAIVTPGLPRPALTEARARALREGSAAARLSHDNIVTLYDVALDGDDPWMVMEYVPSIGLTHALQLSSRLTPMLVAQIGAQVANALHAAHGTGLLHRDVHPGNVLITNGRNPGRVKLAGFGLAQPADVQFAHLNVIGTPGYLAPEIARGADATPATDVFSLGATLYAAVEGVSPFGPSNDPISQLNQTISGSARGMARRDEFSAVVASMIDANPANRPGIGEARNALAAIAAGDDGTIAFILSAPLQIPPGETPPWQKRSASQFTHERPARNTQRSAVSAKLPSAAKSQSAPQSAPLWSGGNTAPSQPPAPRFKPRPIVVDSEPEPVTYGEYAEGELADLMSTNRLSLIVALLLLGLGAGAAIIVGIVVSQI, encoded by the coding sequence ATGACGAACCTGGAACAAGCGCGTCGTGCTGCGGGATCTGGCTATTTGGTCGCAGGCCGCTACCGCCTGCGTTCCAGAATCGGAAGCGCCGGCAGTGCAGCACCGTGGCTCGCGAAAGATCAACTCCTTGACCGCGATGTCGCCGTCAAGCCAGCGATTGTCACTCCAGGCCTGCCACGGCCCGCGCTAACCGAGGCGCGCGCCCGCGCACTGAGGGAAGGAAGCGCCGCCGCACGGCTCTCGCATGACAACATCGTCACCCTCTATGACGTCGCACTCGATGGTGATGATCCGTGGATGGTGATGGAGTACGTACCCTCCATCGGACTGACGCACGCTCTTCAGCTGAGCAGCCGCCTGACCCCGATGCTTGTTGCCCAAATCGGCGCCCAGGTGGCGAACGCGCTGCACGCGGCTCACGGAACGGGTCTTCTGCACCGTGATGTCCACCCGGGCAACGTGCTCATCACGAACGGCCGGAACCCTGGACGCGTCAAGCTTGCGGGATTTGGTCTTGCCCAGCCTGCCGATGTCCAGTTCGCCCACCTCAACGTCATCGGCACTCCCGGCTATCTCGCACCCGAAATTGCGCGAGGAGCGGACGCAACTCCAGCCACAGATGTTTTCTCGCTGGGCGCCACGCTGTACGCCGCTGTCGAAGGGGTGTCCCCGTTCGGGCCTTCGAATGATCCGATTTCGCAGCTCAACCAGACGATAAGCGGATCTGCTCGCGGGATGGCACGCCGCGACGAATTCTCAGCTGTGGTGGCATCGATGATCGACGCGAATCCAGCGAACAGGCCGGGCATCGGCGAGGCGCGCAATGCTCTGGCGGCAATCGCCGCTGGCGACGATGGGACGATCGCCTTCATCTTGTCCGCACCACTGCAAATCCCGCCCGGTGAGACGCCCCCCTGGCAGAAAAGATCCGCCTCCCAATTCACGCACGAACGTCCTGCCCGCAACACGCAACGCAGCGCTGTCAGCGCGAAACTACCCAGCGCTGCGAAATCACAGAGCGCACCGCAAAGCGCGCCTCTCTGGTCCGGCGGAAACACCGCACCCTCACAGCCACCTGCGCCCCGGTTCAAGCCGCGTCCCATCGTGGTCGACAGCGAACCGGAGCCGGTCACCTACGGGGAGTACGCCGAGGGCGAGCTTGCTGACCTCATGAGCACCAATCGGCTGTCATTGATCGTTGCACTGCTCTTGCTCGGTCTTGGTGCGGGTGCTGCGATCATTGTGGGCATCGTTGTGAGCCAGATCTAA
- a CDS encoding response regulator, with protein sequence MTDRTYRVFLVDDHAVFRSGVRAELATEGDIDIVGEAGAVVEAVSGIRQTRPDVVLLDVHMPQGGGVSVLREVDEGPVFLALSVSDAAEDVIAVIRAGARGYVTKTISGAELADAVRRVAGGDAVFSPRLAGFVLDSFTGKSPVPEPPLDPELDSLTPRELEVLRLLARGYTYREIAEELFISIKTVETHASNVLRKTQQSNRNALTRWAHRRHIS encoded by the coding sequence ATGACTGACCGGACCTACCGTGTCTTTCTGGTCGATGACCACGCGGTTTTTCGATCAGGAGTGCGGGCGGAACTTGCCACCGAAGGCGACATCGACATTGTTGGCGAGGCGGGGGCGGTAGTGGAGGCGGTCAGCGGGATCCGCCAGACCCGGCCCGACGTGGTGCTGCTTGACGTGCATATGCCGCAGGGTGGCGGCGTCTCCGTCCTGCGCGAAGTTGACGAAGGGCCGGTGTTCCTCGCGCTCAGCGTTTCTGACGCGGCTGAAGACGTGATTGCGGTGATCCGGGCCGGAGCGAGGGGGTACGTCACGAAGACGATCTCCGGGGCCGAACTCGCCGACGCGGTACGCCGGGTCGCCGGGGGTGACGCTGTCTTTAGCCCGCGTCTCGCGGGATTTGTGCTCGACTCTTTTACCGGCAAATCGCCGGTTCCCGAGCCTCCACTCGATCCTGAACTCGATTCGCTGACGCCTCGGGAGCTGGAAGTGCTGAGACTGCTCGCACGGGGCTACACATACCGCGAGATCGCCGAAGAGTTGTTCATCTCGATCAAGACGGTCGAAACCCACGCCTCCAATGTTCTCCGCAAGACCCAGCAGTCAAACCGCAATGCATTGACCCGCTGGGCTCACCGGAGGCACATCAGTTAG
- a CDS encoding ATP-binding protein: MNPALRPDPSQPVLYRRVRARVVGGVAGGVADHLGADEQKVRLAFVLLSAAAGIGVVVYGLLWILTPPGNDTEPLSPERRRQAIGLATIGGAVAVGFGLLSSGALGAVLVPVLVAVAGAALVWREFDTGAPRSMLGLSQRPTALTWARVIGGVTLVVLGLSVIWLGQVDFGALRSSLMAVLVTLAGVAVLTIPLWLRMWRALNEERAARIRTEERDEIASHLHDSVLQTLALIQKRSERPAEVQRLARMQERELRRWLFSAESDSPESLAAALKSLAGEVEDQYGVTIQPVTVGDLRISDSPSHVALLGAAREALVNAAKHSGESNIDLFAEVEPQKVSVFVRDRGKGFDPEGVPSDRQGLAKSVRQRVERRGGSVDIRTALGKGTEVRIHLKRDDANAEVEETE; the protein is encoded by the coding sequence GTGAACCCTGCCCTGCGCCCTGACCCGTCCCAGCCGGTCCTGTACCGGCGTGTTCGAGCCCGGGTTGTCGGTGGTGTCGCCGGGGGCGTCGCGGACCATCTCGGTGCCGACGAACAGAAGGTCCGGTTAGCGTTTGTCCTGCTGAGCGCCGCTGCGGGCATTGGTGTGGTCGTTTACGGTTTGCTCTGGATCCTTACCCCGCCTGGCAATGATACGGAGCCGCTGAGTCCGGAGCGGCGACGCCAGGCAATCGGTCTCGCCACCATTGGCGGCGCGGTAGCAGTCGGTTTCGGGCTGTTGTCCAGTGGTGCGCTGGGTGCAGTGCTGGTTCCGGTGCTTGTCGCAGTTGCGGGCGCGGCGCTGGTGTGGCGCGAGTTCGACACGGGAGCGCCGCGGTCGATGCTGGGCCTTTCGCAGAGACCGACAGCGCTGACGTGGGCTCGCGTGATTGGCGGCGTCACACTCGTCGTCTTGGGGCTTTCGGTCATTTGGCTGGGGCAGGTCGACTTCGGCGCGTTGAGGTCGTCATTGATGGCGGTGCTGGTGACCCTTGCTGGTGTCGCCGTCCTGACTATCCCGTTGTGGCTGCGGATGTGGCGTGCGCTGAATGAGGAGCGCGCCGCGCGCATCCGCACCGAGGAACGCGACGAAATTGCCTCACATTTGCACGATTCCGTGCTGCAGACGCTTGCTCTGATTCAGAAGCGTTCAGAACGCCCCGCGGAGGTACAAAGACTCGCCAGGATGCAGGAACGTGAGCTTCGGCGTTGGTTGTTCAGCGCAGAATCAGACAGTCCGGAGAGTCTGGCAGCGGCGCTCAAGTCGCTTGCGGGCGAGGTTGAGGACCAGTACGGTGTCACGATTCAGCCGGTCACGGTGGGGGATCTCAGAATCAGTGACTCACCGTCGCACGTGGCGCTACTCGGTGCGGCGCGAGAGGCATTAGTGAACGCCGCCAAGCATTCTGGTGAATCGAACATAGATTTGTTCGCGGAGGTGGAGCCGCAAAAAGTAAGCGTGTTTGTGCGTGACCGCGGGAAGGGGTTTGACCCTGAGGGTGTGCCATCGGACCGCCAGGGACTCGCGAAATCGGTGCGACAGAGGGTCGAACGGCGCGGCGGTTCGGTCGACATCCGCACGGCACTCGGGAAAGGTACTGAGGTGCGGATCCACCTTAAGCGGGACGACGCGAATGCCGAAGTCGAGGAGACAGAATGA